The DNA region GCGCGATGATGAGTGTGAGCGGGTCATGGGAGCCCTCGAGTGGCTGCAACTTCAGGTGAGGTGGAAGCTCTGCCTTGATGGCGCGCAACTTGGAGTCATGCCGAAGGATTTCGTCGTAATGAACTTGGTTCTTGACTCGGCCAGTTATCTGCAGGATATTGCCGAGCTCCAGACAAAGGCGGATCTTGACGATCATGTAGCTGATGGGTGTGGGCTCGGAGCTCGGCCTGGACGGAGGTAGTACCTTTGTATCTGGGCCAAACTCTTCGTCAAAGATGTTGTGTGGCATCTCCGTGTCACAGTCATGGTCATTGATCATGCTTGAAAGCGATACTTGATGTGAAAAGAAAATGTCTGTCGTCCTGACCAAGGCCCATGTTCTTCGCCTCATCTCCTACATTCCACGTGGCGGTTAGTCTATGATTTGAGGGAGAAACCATTCTCAATGGCTCAACTTACGGCTTGGAAAGGCGTGATGGTTGTGGGAAACCACTTACCATCACGGTGGTATCCCATGCGCAGTGCCACCCTCGTGACGAGCGATATGATCAGCCACAGGCCCAGATCGGCATCCCAACGGGAAGAATACTCGCAAAAGGCATAGAGGATCATGGTCTCGACGGTATACTCGGCCGGCTTGGTGTAGTCGCCCGCTATCAGGCACTGCACGGTTCGCAGTCGGTACTCGTCGGCCAGCTCGAGcgctctccctctccactcTGGAGGCTCGTCCCCGACCTTGTGGTATGAAAGCATAGCCAAGCACAAGATTGAGTAGAGCAGCCCTAGCCACATGATTGGCGTCTTGGATGGGTCCTGCCAATGATTTCGAAGTTGTTGGTGAAAGGTGGGTGCGTGTATGATGTTGACAGCATTATCCATGGAATTGAAGTATCTCCCACACAGCGTCAAGACGGTCGACTTGGGTGGCAGTTCAGCTCGAAGCTCAACTTCAGTCGCCGGTATAGCCCCCATTAGCAGCGCGGGCGGAGCCATGGCCGTGGAGGGCTTGCTACGCTTGACCTGCTCATAGCTGttttccagctccttcctGTGGGATGCGAAATAATTCTTGACCTCGGTGATATCGAGCAGAATGGTGTGCCAATGCTCTTCTCCGAGGTAGATATGTTTACTTTTCGTTGGGTCAACTTTCAGCACGCCAAGCGACTTGGCTACATCTTCGATATCGctttcatcttcatcctgcATCGCATCCTCCAAGTGCGTATCGACTTTGGACGTAGCAGAGTTATTTTCTACCGTAGAGGGTGTGGTATTGGAAGCAGGGTCAGATGAGCTTCTGTTTGCAACTGAAGCCGGCGATATCTCAAT from Podospora pseudoanserina strain CBS 124.78 chromosome 1, whole genome shotgun sequence includes:
- a CDS encoding hypothetical protein (COG:L; EggNog:ENOG503NXR1); this encodes MQNRIDRLEGLVLSLMHGGANIEISPASVANRSSSDPASNTTPSTVENNSATSKVDTHLEDAMQDEDESDIEDVAKSLGVLKVDPTKSKHIYLGEEHWHTILLDITEVKNYFASHRKELENSYEQVKRSKPSTAMAPPALLMGAIPATEVELRAELPPKSTVLTLCGRYFNSMDNAVNIIHAPTFHQQLRNHWQDPSKTPIMWLGLLYSILCLAMLSYHKVGDEPPEWRGRALELADEYRLRTVQCLIAGDYTKPAEYTVETMILYAFCEYSSRWDADLGLWLIISLVTRVALRMGYHRDGKWFPTTITPFQAEMRRRTWALVRTTDIFFSHQVSLSSMINDHDCDTEMPHNIFDEEFGPDTKVLPPSRPSSEPTPISYMIVKIRLCLELGNILQITGRVKNQVHYDEILRHDSKLRAIKAELPPHLKLQPLEGSHDPLTLIIARFNIDILHLKIICLLHRKYLPRARHNPRYAHSRRSAIEASLETLRHLATLHRESQPNGRLQSIKWYVTSVATKDFLLPAMLIALDLHFDNEAQRSGERQSSHSLYFWTREQREEMIRSLEQTIEIWKGLVDTSIEAVKASNVLEVMLAKIKSFVRPDSVGASPPEAVMRNDFFGSVNSGVSQPEHSAAMTLGMLSSGNPPSGNLSSAFDTVQSPGGATYSALDLGLKSDAGAASDFANASLLDGVQSPLSMFNSMAHSGMDFGSNFDWVSSPTILCQHRPDSCFFADAVHYM